A stretch of the Halomonas sp. BDJS001 genome encodes the following:
- a CDS encoding LysR substrate-binding domain-containing protein: MRDTRTLLQMMASGVGVSLVPTLALVNKLNADIVTRPFSPNRTRHLIAFWPKKKPLIPVGRQLLRECCS; this comes from the coding sequence GTGCGCGATACTCGCACCCTGCTGCAAATGATGGCCAGCGGGGTTGGCGTTAGCTTAGTGCCCACGCTGGCGTTAGTGAATAAACTCAACGCCGATATCGTAACCCGCCCCTTTTCTCCTAATAGAACGCGGCATCTAATTGCTTTCTGGCCCAAAAAGAAACCGCTTATTCCAGTAGGGCGGCAGTTGCTAAGAGAGTGCTGTTCTTGA
- a CDS encoding DUF808 domain-containing protein, translating to MAIGGLIGLLDDIAALAKLTAASLDDVSAAAGRATAKAAGVVVDDTAVTPQYLQGVAAERELAIVKKIALGSIRNKLIFILPVALLLNHFLPALLPIILMIGGTYLAFEGAEKVWHKLSGQHDDDKPAVEKGPEAEKQIVGGAIRTDLILSAEIMVIALSTVSHQGFWSQMVSLVVVAFFITILVYGVVALLIRMDDIGLKLAQRDSSGVQTLGRGLVTAMPKVLATISVVGTVAMLWVGGHILMANLGADGTGWFNAPYEWVHHIEQGISEATGALGGTLGWSFNTLCSAVIGFLVGSVVVGLLNLMPTKKAHAE from the coding sequence ATGGCTATAGGCGGCTTGATAGGATTACTGGATGACATTGCCGCATTGGCGAAGTTGACTGCAGCATCATTGGACGATGTGAGTGCCGCCGCTGGGCGTGCGACGGCGAAGGCGGCCGGAGTGGTGGTGGATGATACGGCGGTGACGCCGCAATATTTGCAGGGGGTGGCTGCGGAGCGTGAACTGGCGATTGTGAAGAAGATCGCGCTGGGCTCGATTCGCAACAAGCTGATTTTTATCCTGCCGGTGGCGCTGCTGCTGAATCACTTTTTGCCCGCACTATTGCCGATCATCCTGATGATAGGCGGCACCTACCTGGCTTTTGAAGGCGCGGAGAAAGTCTGGCACAAGCTCTCTGGTCAGCATGACGACGATAAGCCAGCGGTAGAGAAGGGGCCGGAGGCCGAGAAACAGATCGTGGGTGGCGCCATTCGTACCGATCTGATTCTGTCCGCCGAAATCATGGTGATCGCGCTTTCAACAGTGTCCCATCAAGGATTCTGGTCGCAGATGGTTAGCCTGGTGGTGGTCGCGTTTTTCATCACTATTCTGGTGTATGGCGTGGTCGCGCTGTTGATCAGGATGGATGATATCGGCCTAAAGCTCGCCCAGCGGGATAGTTCGGGAGTGCAGACCCTGGGCCGTGGTTTGGTGACTGCTATGCCCAAGGTGCTAGCGACCATCTCGGTCGTGGGAACCGTCGCCATGCTCTGGGTGGGTGGGCATATCCTGATGGCCAATCTTGGTGCCGACGGTACGGGTTGGTTCAACGCTCCCTATGAGTGGGTACACCATATTGAGCAAGGCATTAGCGAGGCAACCGGTGCCTTGGGTGGCACGCTGGGCTGGAGCTTCAATACGCTGTGCTCTGCGGTGATTGGCTTTTTAGTGGGCTCGGTTGTGGTGGGGCTGCTGAACCTCATGCCCACCAAGAAAGCGCATGCTGAATAA
- a CDS encoding PhzF family phenazine biosynthesis protein, protein MKIDLYQVDAFASKPFEGNPAAVCPLDAWLDDALLQAITAKNNLSETAFFVPTEAGYHLRWFTPSVEVDLCGHATLAAAWVALHILGVVAEAVAFETRSGALTIRRDGYALAMDFPAKTLAPLDMHAEVAAALSGIEIEELLISGDIVVVVEEASVIERLAPDMQQLKQLPGRGVAVTAKGDDVDFVPRWFGPKVGVEEDPVTGSAHTSLAPYWAARLDKQALTTRQGGARQGALSCVVEGERVKIKGRVAPFI, encoded by the coding sequence ATGAAAATCGATCTATACCAAGTAGATGCCTTTGCCTCAAAGCCCTTTGAAGGCAACCCAGCGGCGGTGTGCCCGCTGGATGCGTGGTTGGATGATGCGCTGCTGCAGGCCATTACAGCGAAAAATAACCTTTCCGAAACCGCATTTTTCGTACCCACGGAAGCGGGCTACCACCTGCGCTGGTTTACGCCTTCGGTGGAGGTGGATCTGTGCGGCCACGCCACGTTAGCGGCGGCGTGGGTGGCGCTTCATATCTTGGGCGTTGTGGCAGAGGCGGTGGCCTTTGAAACCCGCAGCGGTGCGCTGACCATTCGGCGTGATGGCTATGCGCTGGCCATGGATTTCCCCGCGAAAACGCTAGCGCCTCTAGACATGCACGCGGAGGTAGCGGCTGCCCTGAGCGGTATCGAGATCGAGGAACTGCTTATCTCGGGTGACATTGTGGTGGTGGTTGAAGAGGCCAGCGTGATTGAACGCCTTGCGCCGGATATGCAGCAGCTTAAACAGCTACCGGGGCGGGGTGTGGCCGTCACCGCGAAAGGCGATGATGTGGATTTTGTGCCTCGCTGGTTTGGCCCCAAGGTCGGCGTGGAAGAAGACCCCGTCACCGGCTCGGCCCACACCTCGCTTGCACCTTACTGGGCAGCACGTTTAGATAAGCAGGCGCTGACTACCCGCCAGGGTGGCGCACGCCAAGGTGCGCTGAGCTGCGTTGTGGAAGGCGAGCGCGTAAAGATCAAAGGCCGTGTTGCGCCTTTTATCTAA